A window of the Brachyhypopomus gauderio isolate BG-103 chromosome 14, BGAUD_0.2, whole genome shotgun sequence genome harbors these coding sequences:
- the rwdd gene encoding RWD domain-containing protein 4, which yields MTANEDQEMELEALRSIYEGDDCFKELGPVSFQFMVGNHNESNSFLLDVSWPETYPETAPQISLDAFFNNRISLETKQLIMSKLYEQVEVNLGTAMMYTLFEWAKENQTTLMENHQPAVSAVTLTSSSDANSPVSVIKKKEKKEQLTKAQKRKMIGRTDNKGELPRGWNWVDVIKVVCVLVTLSLYALVLFKLNCQLNAQMLTACSVFLCCYVAVA from the exons AGTTGGAGGCTCTGCGTTCAATTTATGAAGGGGACGACTGCTTCAAGGAACTTGGTCCGGTTTCATTCCAGTTCATG GTAGGAAACCATAACGAATCCAATTCATTCCTGTTGGATGTCTCGTGGCCAGAGACTTATCCTGAAACTGCACCTCAAATATCCCTAGATGCCTTTTTCAATAACAGAAT CTCCCTGGAGACCAAGCAGCTAATAATGTCAAAGTTATACGAACAAGTGGAGGTGAACCTGGGCACTGCCATGATGTACACGCTGTTTGAGTGGGCCAAGGAGAACCAGACCACGCTCATGGAGAATCACCAGCCTGCAGTGTCTGCTGTG ACCCTGACTTCTAGCAGTGATGCCAATAGCCCTGTCTCAGTCATTaagaaaaaggagaagaaagaaCAACTCACAAAAGCACAGAAGCGTAAAATGATAGGAAGGACAG ATAACAAGGGTGAACTGCCAAGAGGCTGGAACTGGGTTGATGTTATCAAGGTAGTTTGTGTTTTGGTTACATTATCCTTGTATGCGCTTGTATTATTTAAGTTAAACTGCCAATTAAATGCACAAATGTTGACTGCGTGTTCTGTTTTTCTCTGCTGCTACGTTGCCGTTGCTTAA